Proteins encoded together in one Bacteroides zoogleoformans window:
- a CDS encoding TonB-dependent receptor, which translates to MNYKGKQNDFSFCCKKITFCTQLCLLVIGLLASAFSIEAVAQNKPITLKLDNATVVEAVRAVEKQSTYKFVYNNADVDVSRKISVNIENATVETAAKTIFAGYNVTIKGKNVIITSPKKAGTNAKQQSSRRSKVIGAVVDAVTGDPLTGASVLVKNATPPYGVTADVDGKFELSVSPDDVLVVSFIGYLSQEVKIGNRKILSISLSEDATALGEVVVTAFNMGQKKATMTGSIQTLRPSDLKVPATNLSTAFAGRLSGVIAYQRSGEPGSNGANFFVRGVSTMSGATNPLIILDGVEVSKADLDALDPEVIEGFSVLKDATASAMYGTRGANGVLIIKTKSGANLDKPVISVRVEGYVNKPINVPQVVSPVTFMRMFNEAVTNQGTDALLYSEDKINGTLKGLDPYLYPNVNWYNELFNNSTFNQKANFNVRGGTSKITYFMNVNTVHETGMLRGRSKEFFSFDNNINYMKYAFQNNIDFNLSKTAKIGLNLNVQLNSLHGPITASDGGGGVGNIFNAIMQNNAVDFPVMYPQGGDPWYHWGGTRIGSTPIENPMVVATAGYKDMFESTVVSILNYEQKLDFITKGLGFKALFSFKNWSRTTNFRYQGGNRYILERVETDAEGNTVYVQTPVDGNPSKPNLNAGSGVAGDRNYYFQSYFDYNRSFGNHNVSAMLLYNMSEYNNNVIGNNNLIGSLPKRKLGFAGRITYDYANRYLFEVNAGYNGSENFAKGHRFGFFPSVSAGWNVSEENFWTPLKSIVSNFKIRTSYGLVGNDQIGGERFIYMGIVSLNNTPGYITGYDDARTGERKGPTYSRLQNDNITWEIGRKYNVGVDLQFFNSLNLTIDAFKEIRSDIFQQKQSIPNSFGTADTKIFGNYAKVKNWGIDASMDYGKQITKDFSLQFRGTFTFARNRVLEYDEAPGLRPALRQVGRRLNTYMGYVADGLYIDEADIANNPTSTLGNITIAPGDIKYVDQPDADGKYDGKITSDDRIEIGHPHVPEIVYGFGPSMKYKNVDLSFFFQGQANVSLMMSGFHPFGTQERRNVLQWIADDYWSKDNQNNRARYPRLTHYYNNNNQQTSTHWLRNAAFLKLKNLEVGYTYKGMRVYASVTNLFTLSGFKLWDPELGGGSGMKYPLQRTFNVGVQVRFNDK; encoded by the coding sequence ATGAATTACAAAGGAAAACAGAACGACTTTTCATTCTGTTGCAAAAAAATAACGTTTTGCACACAATTGTGCCTGCTTGTCATAGGCTTGCTTGCCTCCGCCTTCAGCATAGAGGCCGTGGCCCAAAACAAGCCGATAACCTTAAAGCTGGATAACGCAACGGTAGTAGAAGCCGTAAGAGCAGTCGAAAAACAATCCACCTACAAATTTGTGTACAACAATGCCGATGTAGACGTTTCGCGCAAAATCAGCGTAAACATAGAGAACGCAACCGTGGAAACGGCGGCCAAAACCATTTTTGCGGGCTACAACGTAACCATAAAAGGAAAAAACGTAATCATTACCTCTCCGAAGAAAGCCGGAACAAATGCCAAGCAACAATCTTCGCGCCGCAGCAAGGTGATAGGCGCAGTGGTAGATGCCGTGACGGGCGACCCGCTGACCGGTGCCTCCGTGCTCGTGAAGAACGCCACTCCCCCCTACGGCGTCACAGCCGATGTGGACGGAAAATTCGAACTTTCGGTGTCGCCCGACGATGTGCTGGTGGTCAGCTTCATCGGCTACCTGTCCCAAGAAGTAAAAATAGGCAACCGGAAGATACTCAGCATCTCCCTGTCGGAAGACGCGACCGCGCTGGGCGAAGTGGTGGTGACGGCCTTCAACATGGGTCAGAAAAAAGCCACCATGACGGGTTCGATACAGACACTGCGCCCCAGCGACTTGAAAGTGCCGGCAACGAACCTCTCCACCGCCTTTGCCGGACGCCTTTCGGGAGTCATCGCCTATCAGCGAAGCGGCGAACCGGGAAGCAACGGAGCCAATTTCTTTGTGCGCGGCGTCTCCACCATGAGCGGAGCAACCAATCCGCTCATCATCCTCGACGGCGTGGAAGTGAGTAAAGCAGACCTCGACGCATTGGACCCGGAAGTAATCGAAGGCTTTTCGGTGCTGAAAGATGCCACGGCCTCGGCCATGTATGGTACGCGCGGTGCCAACGGAGTGCTCATCATCAAGACCAAAAGCGGCGCCAACCTCGACAAACCGGTGATAAGCGTGCGTGTGGAAGGCTATGTGAACAAGCCCATCAACGTGCCGCAAGTGGTAAGCCCCGTCACGTTCATGCGCATGTTCAACGAAGCGGTCACCAACCAAGGCACCGACGCGCTTCTCTATTCCGAAGACAAAATCAACGGAACCCTGAAAGGGCTCGACCCCTATCTGTACCCGAACGTAAACTGGTATAACGAGCTGTTCAACAACTCTACGTTCAACCAGAAAGCCAACTTCAACGTTCGCGGCGGTACAAGCAAAATCACCTACTTCATGAATGTCAACACCGTGCACGAAACCGGTATGCTGAGAGGACGCAGCAAGGAGTTCTTCTCGTTCGACAACAACATCAACTACATGAAGTACGCCTTCCAGAACAACATCGACTTCAACCTCTCCAAGACCGCCAAGATAGGGCTCAACCTCAATGTGCAGCTCAACAGCCTGCACGGCCCCATTACGGCCAGCGACGGCGGCGGAGGAGTGGGCAACATCTTCAACGCCATCATGCAGAACAACGCCGTCGACTTCCCCGTCATGTATCCGCAAGGCGGAGACCCGTGGTATCATTGGGGAGGCACACGGATAGGCTCCACCCCCATAGAAAACCCCATGGTGGTGGCCACTGCGGGCTACAAGGACATGTTCGAGAGCACCGTTGTGTCCATCCTCAACTACGAACAGAAACTCGACTTCATCACCAAGGGACTGGGTTTCAAAGCGCTCTTCTCGTTCAAGAACTGGAGCCGGACTACGAATTTCCGCTATCAGGGTGGCAACAGATACATCCTTGAAAGAGTGGAAACCGACGCCGAAGGCAACACCGTATATGTACAGACTCCCGTAGACGGAAACCCCTCCAAACCGAACCTGAATGCCGGATCGGGCGTGGCCGGAGACCGCAACTACTATTTCCAGAGCTACTTCGACTACAATCGCTCGTTCGGCAATCACAACGTGTCGGCCATGCTGCTATACAACATGAGCGAGTACAACAATAACGTGATAGGCAACAATAATCTGATAGGCTCGCTTCCCAAACGCAAGCTCGGCTTTGCGGGACGTATCACTTACGATTATGCCAACAGATACTTGTTCGAAGTCAATGCCGGATACAACGGTTCGGAAAACTTCGCAAAGGGGCACCGCTTCGGATTCTTCCCTTCCGTGTCGGCAGGATGGAACGTCAGTGAAGAGAATTTCTGGACTCCGCTCAAGTCCATCGTGTCCAATTTCAAAATCCGCACTTCTTACGGATTGGTAGGAAACGACCAGATCGGTGGCGAACGCTTCATCTACATGGGCATCGTTTCATTGAACAATACGCCCGGATACATCACCGGCTACGACGACGCCCGGACGGGCGAACGCAAAGGCCCCACCTATTCGCGCCTGCAAAACGACAACATCACTTGGGAGATAGGACGGAAATACAACGTCGGGGTGGACTTGCAGTTCTTCAACTCGCTGAACCTCACCATCGACGCCTTCAAGGAAATACGCAGCGACATCTTCCAGCAAAAGCAATCCATCCCGAACTCGTTCGGAACGGCCGACACGAAAATCTTCGGAAACTACGCCAAAGTGAAGAACTGGGGTATCGACGCCTCCATGGATTACGGGAAACAAATCACCAAGGACTTTTCCTTGCAGTTCAGAGGCACGTTTACCTTTGCCCGCAACCGGGTGCTCGAATACGACGAAGCTCCCGGCCTGCGTCCCGCCCTGCGCCAAGTGGGTCGACGGCTGAACACCTACATGGGATACGTGGCCGACGGCCTTTACATCGACGAAGCGGATATAGCCAACAACCCCACTTCCACGCTGGGCAACATCACCATTGCTCCGGGCGATATAAAGTATGTGGACCAGCCCGATGCCGACGGCAAGTATGACGGAAAGATAACGTCCGATGACCGGATTGAAATAGGACATCCCCATGTTCCGGAAATCGTATATGGTTTCGGCCCCTCCATGAAGTATAAAAACGTAGACCTGTCGTTCTTCTTCCAAGGCCAGGCCAACGTGTCGCTCATGATGAGCGGTTTTCACCCCTTCGGCACACAAGAGAGGCGCAACGTGCTGCAATGGATAGCCGATGACTACTGGAGCAAAGACAACCAGAACAACCGTGCCCGCTATCCGCGTCTGACGCACTATTACAACAATAACAACCAGCAAACCTCCACGCATTGGCTGCGCAATGCCGCATTCCTGAAGCTGAAAAACCTCGAAGTGGGTTATACTTATAAGGGCATGCGCGTTTACGCAAGCGTAACCAATCTGTTCACGCTCTCCGGCTTCAAGCTCTGGGATCCTGAACTGGGAGGAGGAAGCGGAATGAAGTATCCGTTGCAACGCACGTTCAACGTAGGTGTGCAAGTCCGCTTCAATGATAAATAA
- a CDS encoding FecR family protein, protein MQNDMKDHDILISNYLESNIGPEEKEKLMQWVKASKENETYFVQMAKVWEKSTIELQDKEATLKAAKIFLARMEAKRRVRMYRWIASSAAVLLLLWGLHMWDAELLFGARMLTVATDDTKREVILPDSSIVWLNARSELTYPKRFGRKRRNVALKGEAFFDVRKDKKRPFAVNTSTMTVRVLGTTFVVTDRKEQSQAEAVLETGKIDITVKETGEKLEMQPDRRLIYNKKKKSTEVRTVNASDYTNWRKEHLLFENTPLKDVFIQLSKWYNIYISYETCSPQLLNTPVSFTLDNETADDILSILQSITPLTWKRDGTNAIIIE, encoded by the coding sequence ATGCAGAATGATATGAAAGACCACGATATACTCATTTCCAATTATCTGGAAAGCAACATCGGGCCGGAAGAAAAAGAAAAGCTCATGCAGTGGGTAAAGGCATCGAAAGAAAATGAGACCTACTTTGTGCAGATGGCAAAAGTGTGGGAAAAATCGACTATCGAACTTCAGGACAAAGAAGCAACCCTAAAGGCGGCAAAAATATTCCTTGCACGAATGGAAGCGAAAAGGCGTGTCAGGATGTATCGATGGATTGCAAGTTCGGCAGCGGTGCTCCTTTTGCTTTGGGGGCTGCATATGTGGGATGCAGAACTTCTATTCGGTGCCCGGATGTTGACTGTGGCCACTGACGATACAAAACGAGAAGTCATCCTGCCAGACAGCTCCATCGTCTGGCTCAATGCCCGAAGCGAGCTGACGTACCCGAAAAGGTTCGGTCGCAAGCGCCGCAATGTGGCTTTGAAAGGCGAAGCCTTTTTCGATGTGAGGAAAGACAAGAAGAGACCCTTTGCAGTGAACACATCCACGATGACCGTAAGAGTGCTGGGTACCACTTTCGTTGTCACCGACAGGAAGGAACAGTCACAAGCCGAAGCTGTATTGGAGACGGGAAAGATTGACATAACAGTGAAAGAAACCGGCGAGAAGCTGGAAATGCAACCTGACCGCCGGCTTATCTACAACAAGAAAAAGAAATCGACGGAGGTGAGAACGGTAAATGCCTCCGATTACACCAACTGGAGAAAAGAACATCTTCTGTTTGAGAATACGCCGCTCAAAGATGTGTTTATCCAGTTGAGCAAATGGTATAACATCTACATCTCTTACGAAACGTGCAGCCCGCAGTTGCTCAACACCCCGGTATCTTTCACGCTCGACAATGAAACTGCGGACGACATCCTGAGCATCTTGCAGAGTATCACGCCCCTGACATGGAAAAGAGATGGAACCAACGCAATAATCATCGAATAA
- a CDS encoding RNA polymerase sigma-70 factor → MDRACFERMYADYYKVLRFFAMRIVGDMSHAEDIVQEVFTDCWENREQIDVSASVKSYLYTLTYHRSLDLLKSSQYAQKDWSANLSYLDNLLFTSFTIDEQLNTDEIRKEIIHCIDLLPDKCKEVFVMSRYHNLKNREIAEKLNITVKAVEKHISKALKDIRAHLLQNGYMPVVTLILSLSFTPPLT, encoded by the coding sequence ATGGATAGAGCATGTTTCGAACGTATGTATGCCGATTACTATAAAGTTTTGCGCTTCTTTGCCATGCGCATTGTCGGAGACATGTCGCATGCCGAAGATATCGTTCAGGAAGTTTTTACTGACTGTTGGGAGAATCGGGAGCAGATAGATGTGTCTGCATCTGTTAAATCCTATCTGTACACGTTGACTTATCATCGTTCTCTTGATTTGTTGAAGTCTTCTCAATATGCCCAAAAAGATTGGTCTGCCAATCTCTCTTATCTGGACAATCTGCTTTTCACCTCTTTCACCATAGACGAACAGTTGAATACGGATGAAATAAGAAAGGAAATAATACATTGTATAGACCTATTGCCCGACAAGTGTAAGGAGGTATTTGTGATGAGCCGCTATCACAACCTTAAGAACCGTGAAATTGCCGAAAAGCTAAATATCACAGTGAAAGCGGTAGAAAAGCACATTTCGAAAGCGCTCAAAGATATTCGTGCCCATCTTTTGCAAAACGGATACATGCCTGTCGTGACTTTAATACTTTCGCTCTCTTTTACCCCCCCCCTCACTTAA
- the uvrB gene encoding excinuclease ABC subunit UvrB, with amino-acid sequence MSRFELTSAYRPTGDQPEAIAQLTEGIREGLPAQTLLGVTGSGKTFTIANVIANINKPTLILSHNKTLAAQLYSEFKGFFPNNAVEYYVSYYDYYQPEAYLPSSDTYIEKDLAINDEIDKLRLAATSALLSGRKDVVVVSSVSCIYGMGNPSDFYNNVIEVQQGRNFSRNVFLRRLVDSLYVRNDIDLNRGSFRVKGDTVDIYLAYADNLLRVAFWGDEVDSIEEVDPISGVIVGKFDAYKIYPANLFMTTKEATLRAIHEIENDLHKQVQWFESEGRPLEAKRLRERVTYDMEMIRELGHCSGIENYSRYFDGRAAGTRPYCLLDFFPEDFLIVIDESHVSVPQIRAMYGGDRARKTNLVEYGFRLPAAMDNRPLKFEEFEEMAKQVIYVSATPADYELIKSEGIVVEQVIRPTGLLDPIIEVRPSHNQIDDLMEEIQLRVEKNERTLVTTLTKRMAEELTEYLLNNQVRCNYIHSDVDTLERVKIMSDLRDGLYDVLIGVNLLREGLDLPEVSLVAILDADKEGFLRSHRSLTQTAGRAARNVNGMVIMYADKITESMQMTIDETNRRREKQLKYNEENGITPQQIKKAKNLNVFATGEYSGTPASEHYARTESTPRPYVEQEQKVSVAADPIVRYMSRSQLEKSIERTKKLMQEAAKKLDFIEAAQYRDEVLKMEELLKEKVE; translated from the coding sequence ATGAGCAGATTTGAACTAACATCCGCCTATCGTCCTACAGGAGACCAACCGGAAGCCATAGCACAACTGACCGAAGGCATACGAGAGGGACTTCCCGCCCAAACTCTTCTGGGTGTCACCGGTTCCGGAAAAACATTCACCATAGCCAACGTCATAGCCAATATCAACAAACCTACCTTGATATTGAGCCACAACAAAACACTGGCTGCCCAGCTATACAGCGAGTTCAAAGGCTTCTTCCCCAACAATGCTGTGGAATATTATGTCTCGTATTACGACTATTACCAGCCGGAAGCCTATTTACCCTCGTCGGACACTTATATAGAGAAAGATCTTGCCATCAACGACGAGATAGACAAGTTGCGCCTTGCCGCCACCTCTGCCCTGCTTTCCGGCAGAAAAGACGTGGTAGTAGTCTCGTCCGTCTCATGCATCTACGGCATGGGGAATCCTTCCGACTTTTACAACAATGTCATCGAAGTGCAGCAAGGCAGGAATTTCAGCCGAAACGTATTCCTGCGACGCTTGGTGGATAGCCTCTATGTGCGCAACGACATAGACCTGAATCGCGGCAGCTTCCGTGTGAAAGGAGATACCGTGGATATCTATCTGGCATATGCCGATAACCTGCTGCGCGTTGCCTTTTGGGGAGACGAGGTGGACAGTATTGAAGAGGTAGATCCCATCAGTGGCGTGATCGTCGGCAAGTTCGATGCCTACAAAATATACCCCGCCAACCTCTTCATGACAACCAAAGAAGCCACTTTGCGTGCCATCCATGAGATAGAGAATGACTTGCACAAACAGGTACAATGGTTTGAAAGCGAGGGGCGTCCGCTTGAAGCCAAACGTTTGCGGGAACGGGTGACCTATGACATGGAAATGATACGGGAGCTGGGACATTGTTCGGGCATAGAGAACTACTCCCGCTACTTTGACGGACGAGCTGCCGGTACGCGCCCCTATTGCCTGCTGGATTTCTTTCCCGAAGATTTTCTGATAGTCATTGACGAAAGCCACGTCAGCGTTCCGCAGATACGTGCCATGTATGGTGGTGATCGTGCCCGAAAAACGAATCTGGTTGAATATGGCTTCCGCCTGCCTGCAGCCATGGACAATCGTCCGTTGAAATTCGAAGAGTTCGAAGAGATGGCCAAACAAGTGATTTACGTCAGTGCCACGCCTGCCGACTACGAACTGATAAAGTCCGAAGGCATTGTGGTAGAGCAGGTCATACGTCCCACGGGATTGCTCGACCCCATCATCGAGGTGCGTCCCAGCCATAACCAGATAGACGACTTGATGGAAGAGATACAACTACGCGTCGAGAAGAACGAGCGTACCCTCGTAACCACTCTCACCAAACGGATGGCTGAGGAACTGACCGAATACTTGCTGAACAATCAAGTGAGATGCAACTATATACACAGTGATGTAGATACACTGGAACGCGTGAAAATCATGAGCGATCTCCGCGACGGATTGTATGACGTATTGATTGGCGTGAATCTGTTGCGCGAAGGACTTGATTTGCCGGAGGTTTCTCTTGTGGCCATCCTTGATGCCGACAAAGAAGGATTTCTCCGCTCCCACCGTTCGTTGACACAGACGGCAGGCCGTGCTGCCCGCAACGTGAACGGGATGGTCATCATGTATGCCGACAAGATAACGGAAAGTATGCAAATGACCATAGATGAGACCAACCGCCGCCGTGAAAAGCAGTTGAAATACAACGAAGAAAACGGCATCACGCCTCAGCAGATAAAAAAAGCAAAAAATCTCAACGTGTTCGCCACCGGCGAATATTCCGGCACACCTGCTTCCGAACATTATGCCCGGACAGAAAGTACTCCCCGTCCCTATGTGGAACAAGAGCAGAAAGTATCTGTCGCCGCCGATCCGATTGTCCGCTATATGAGTCGTTCGCAATTGGAGAAGAGCATCGAACGCACCAAAAAACTTATGCAGGAAGCAGCTAAGAAACTCGACTTTATAGAAGCCGCCCAATATCGCGACGAGGTATTGAAAATGGAAGAGTTACTGAAAGAAAAAGTGGAGTAA
- a CDS encoding phenylacetate--CoA ligase family protein, translated as MIWNENIECMERESLRKIQSIRLKKTVERVYHDTPFYRKKMQELGITPDDINSIDDIVRLPFTTKYDLRDNYPFGLCAVPMSQIVRIHASSGTTGKPTVVGYTRKDLSVWSECLSRAFTAYGAGRSDVFQISYGYGLFTGGLGAHSGAENIGASVIPMSSGNTEKQITLMHDFGSTVLCCTPSYALYLADAIKDSGLPRKDFKLKVGAFGAEPWTENMRRDIETKLGIKAYDIYGLSEIAGPGVGYECECQNGTHLNEDHYFPEIIDPNTLEPVPSGEKGELVFTHLTKEGMPLLRYRTKDLTALHYEKCACGRTLVRMDRILGRSDDMLIIRGVNVFPTQIESVILEMPEFEPHYLLLVDRKNNTDTMELQVEVRPEYYSDEINKMLALKKKLSTRLQSVLGLGVDVRLVEPRSIERSVGKAKRVIDNRKI; from the coding sequence ATGATTTGGAATGAAAACATCGAATGTATGGAGCGCGAAAGCCTTCGCAAAATCCAGAGCATTCGCCTCAAAAAGACCGTGGAGCGCGTGTATCATGACACTCCTTTCTATCGCAAGAAAATGCAAGAATTGGGCATCACTCCCGATGACATAAACAGTATAGACGATATCGTGAGACTTCCTTTTACCACAAAATATGATTTGCGTGACAATTATCCTTTCGGTCTTTGTGCCGTGCCGATGAGTCAGATTGTACGCATCCATGCTTCTTCGGGAACAACCGGAAAGCCGACTGTGGTGGGATACACCCGTAAAGACCTCTCGGTTTGGTCGGAGTGCCTTTCGCGTGCTTTTACGGCGTATGGCGCAGGACGTTCGGATGTTTTTCAGATATCATACGGTTACGGTCTCTTCACCGGCGGACTGGGTGCTCATTCCGGAGCCGAGAACATCGGGGCATCTGTTATCCCTATGTCCAGCGGTAACACCGAAAAGCAAATTACGCTGATGCACGATTTCGGTTCTACCGTGCTTTGCTGTACCCCTTCATACGCACTTTATCTGGCAGATGCCATCAAAGATTCCGGCCTTCCACGCAAGGACTTCAAATTGAAGGTGGGGGCCTTTGGGGCCGAACCGTGGACGGAGAATATGCGCCGTGATATTGAAACCAAACTGGGCATCAAAGCATACGACATATATGGCTTGAGTGAAATTGCCGGCCCCGGCGTAGGCTATGAGTGTGAATGCCAAAACGGCACACATCTTAATGAGGACCACTATTTTCCCGAAATCATCGATCCGAATACGCTTGAGCCTGTTCCATCCGGCGAGAAAGGTGAACTGGTATTTACACATCTCACCAAAGAGGGCATGCCGTTGTTGCGCTATCGCACCAAAGACCTCACTGCTCTTCATTATGAAAAATGTGCTTGCGGACGTACATTGGTGCGTATGGATCGCATTCTCGGACGCAGTGATGATATGCTGATTATTCGTGGTGTGAATGTATTCCCTACACAAATTGAATCTGTCATTCTCGAAATGCCGGAATTCGAACCTCACTATCTTTTGCTGGTGGATCGCAAGAATAATACTGACACGATGGAACTTCAAGTGGAAGTTCGTCCGGAATATTATTCCGATGAAATCAACAAAATGCTGGCACTGAAGAAAAAACTTTCCACCCGTCTGCAAAGCGTGCTGGGCTTAGGAGTGGATGTGCGGTTGGTTGAACCTCGCAGCATTGAACGAAGTGTGGGCAAGGCCAAACGTGTCATCGATAATAGAAAAATATAA
- a CDS encoding amino acid-binding protein, whose amino-acid sequence MVAKQLSIFLENKSGRLTEVTEVLAKEGVNLSALCIAENADFGILRGIVSEPEKAYEALKEHHFAVNVTDVVGINCPNIPGSLAKVLRFLSDEGVFIEYMYSFANGETANVIIRPNDMDNCIRVLTEKKVDLLAASDLYKL is encoded by the coding sequence ATGGTAGCAAAACAACTTTCTATTTTTTTAGAAAACAAGTCCGGCCGCCTTACGGAGGTGACAGAGGTACTTGCCAAGGAAGGGGTTAACCTTTCTGCTCTATGTATTGCGGAGAATGCCGATTTCGGTATCCTCCGCGGCATTGTGTCTGAACCGGAAAAGGCATACGAGGCTTTGAAAGAGCATCACTTTGCTGTAAATGTAACAGATGTGGTGGGCATCAATTGCCCCAATATTCCCGGTTCGTTGGCCAAGGTGCTTCGCTTTCTGTCTGACGAGGGCGTGTTTATCGAGTATATGTACTCTTTTGCCAACGGCGAGACCGCCAATGTCATCATCCGGCCGAATGACATGGATAATTGCATCCGTGTATTGACAGAGAAAAAGGTAGATCTGCTCGCGGCGAGCGACTTGTATAAACTTTGA
- a CDS encoding outer membrane protein assembly factor BamD → MKKNILITLLAALLFSSCGEYNKLLKSTDYEYKYEAAKNYFAKGQYSRSATLLNELITILKGTDKAEESLYMLGMSYYNQKDYQTAAQTFIQYYNVYPHGTFTELARFHAGKSLFLDTPEPRLDQSGTYSAIQQLQMFMEYFPQSTRKEEAQNMIFALQDKLVMKEYLSAKLYYNMGNYMGNNYQACVITAQNALKDYPYTNLREDLSILVLRAKHELAIYSVEDKKLERYREAVDEYYAFKNEFPESKYLKEADRIFKEAQKILKD, encoded by the coding sequence ATGAAAAAAAATATCTTAATAACTCTGCTTGCAGCCTTGCTGTTCTCTTCGTGCGGGGAGTATAACAAATTGCTGAAAAGCACGGATTATGAATATAAGTACGAAGCAGCTAAGAATTACTTTGCGAAAGGGCAGTACAGCCGTAGCGCAACCCTTCTCAACGAACTGATTACCATCCTCAAAGGTACTGACAAGGCCGAGGAGTCTCTCTACATGTTGGGGATGAGTTACTATAATCAAAAAGATTATCAGACGGCAGCACAGACTTTTATTCAGTACTACAACGTTTATCCCCATGGCACATTTACTGAATTGGCACGTTTCCATGCCGGCAAGTCTTTGTTTCTGGATACTCCCGAACCTCGTTTGGACCAGTCCGGTACATACAGTGCTATCCAGCAGTTGCAGATGTTTATGGAATACTTTCCTCAAAGCACCAGAAAAGAAGAAGCGCAAAATATGATTTTTGCACTGCAAGACAAGCTGGTGATGAAGGAATATCTTTCAGCAAAACTCTATTATAATATGGGGAATTATATGGGCAACAACTATCAGGCTTGTGTCATTACGGCTCAAAATGCCTTGAAAGATTATCCTTATACCAACTTGCGCGAAGATTTGTCCATCCTCGTACTGCGTGCCAAGCATGAACTGGCCATATATAGTGTGGAGGATAAAAAACTTGAACGTTATCGTGAAGCGGTAGATGAATACTATGCTTTCAAGAATGAGTTCCCTGAAAGTAAATACTTGAAAGAGGCGGATCGCATCTTCAAGGAAGCGCAGAAAATATTAAAAGATTAA
- a CDS encoding DNA-directed RNA polymerase subunit omega codes for MDYRKTNAPTNTVTRDMMELCEDTNNVYESVAIIGKRANQISVEIKNDLSKKLAEFASYNDNLEEVFENREQIEISRYYEKLPKPTLIATQEYIEGKVYYRNPAKEKEKLQ; via the coding sequence ATGGATTACAGAAAGACGAATGCTCCTACCAATACAGTTACTCGTGACATGATGGAGTTGTGTGAGGATACCAATAATGTATACGAATCTGTGGCAATCATCGGAAAACGTGCCAACCAGATTAGCGTAGAGATTAAGAATGATCTCTCCAAGAAACTTGCAGAGTTTGCCTCCTATAATGACAATCTGGAAGAAGTATTTGAGAATCGGGAACAGATCGAGATTTCCCGCTATTATGAGAAATTGCCGAAACCGACTCTGATCGCTACTCAAGAATATATTGAAGGTAAGGTTTATTATCGCAATCCGGCTAAGGAAAAAGAAAAATTGCAGTAA
- a CDS encoding DUF4293 domain-containing protein, producing the protein MIQRIQSVYLLSVTVLLVVTMCMPMGYFIGVDGVTVSTFKSLGLYMADGSFRFTWGLFGILLLSAIIVFGTIFLFRNRMLQVRMTIFSSVLLIGFYIAFTVFAFMLKDGVEIVSFRLGWALCLPAVSIILNYLAFRAIYKDELMVKAADRLRR; encoded by the coding sequence ATGATACAGCGCATTCAATCCGTTTATTTGTTGTCGGTGACTGTTTTGCTGGTGGTCACCATGTGCATGCCTATGGGGTATTTCATCGGAGTGGACGGAGTAACTGTAAGTACCTTTAAATCCTTGGGACTATATATGGCCGACGGAAGTTTCCGTTTTACATGGGGATTATTCGGTATTTTGCTGCTGAGTGCCATTATAGTGTTCGGTACTATTTTCCTGTTCCGCAACCGGATGCTGCAAGTACGCATGACCATTTTCAGCAGTGTTCTACTGATAGGTTTTTATATTGCTTTCACCGTATTCGCTTTTATGTTGAAAGACGGAGTAGAGATTGTTTCTTTCCGATTGGGATGGGCACTTTGTTTGCCGGCAGTTTCTATTATACTCAATTATTTGGCATTCCGTGCCATCTATAAAGATGAATTGATGGTCAAGGCAGCAGATCGATTAAGAAGATAA